One window of the Haloarcula halobia genome contains the following:
- a CDS encoding DNA topoisomerase VI subunit B, translating into MTSFQSQLGEGEGIAEELAQTQRAISIAEFFEKNKHMLGFDSEARALVTAVKEAVDNALDACEEAGILPDIYVEIQEAGDYYRLVVEDNGPGITKEQLPKIFGKLLYGSRFHAREQNRGQQGIGISAAVLYSQLTSGKPAKITSRPKGQSEAQYFELIIDTDTNEPEISADETTTWERPHGTRIELEMEANMRARSSLHDYIQDTAVVNPHARIEFDEPGLEEPLKFERVEGAELPAETSEIRPHPHGVELGTLLKMLAETDSYSISGFLQGEFTRVGAKTADKVIANFNDYHYGRGMAWRPPQAHEDEDVRTAVEDAVANKGADATAAFAEAVADAVHDGDRVAYHEIVAIVDEVAEDIEAEYDTTFGATVTGNAVEAAWTAVVAERRSDLYGLVDDATSTRKDDAAVEGISGRLVDKFGDGRHRVTRETLRDYVDRAADMTEDHDGATFGETARGNIVNALWTAAVPVPDDPPNVSAVADDRDTASDLLTAMRQTDIIAPPTDCLSPITAELVEEGLRKEFDADFYAASTRDAAVHGGDPFVVEAGIAYGGDLPAEGAVDVMRFANRVPLVYQRGACATTDVIKTINWRNYNLDQPGGSGIPNGPAVVMVHVASTNVPFTSESKDAIANIPEMEDEIELAIREAARELKSYLNKRRSMQQRRKKQNKLATILPEMARKLTEVTGNEELDIDDSLARIMNNVLVEREIEDGRVRLIVENNDDRNADVELTDIVTAEPRDTNGATVVEMDGEWFVKWSPTVGAGERAVLEYSVTDEAEFTVSVDGIEDEKLTVNA; encoded by the coding sequence ATGACCTCGTTTCAGTCCCAACTCGGTGAGGGCGAGGGAATCGCCGAGGAGCTGGCCCAGACACAGCGGGCCATCTCCATCGCCGAGTTCTTCGAGAAGAACAAGCACATGCTCGGGTTCGACTCGGAGGCCCGGGCGCTGGTCACGGCCGTCAAGGAGGCCGTCGACAACGCGCTCGACGCCTGCGAGGAGGCCGGCATCCTCCCCGACATCTACGTCGAGATACAGGAGGCCGGCGATTACTACCGCCTCGTCGTCGAGGACAACGGACCCGGCATCACCAAGGAACAGCTCCCGAAGATATTCGGGAAGCTCCTCTATGGCTCGCGGTTCCACGCCCGCGAACAGAACCGCGGACAGCAGGGCATCGGCATCTCCGCCGCCGTCCTCTACTCGCAGCTGACCTCGGGGAAGCCCGCGAAGATCACCTCCAGACCCAAGGGTCAGTCCGAGGCGCAGTACTTCGAACTCATCATCGACACGGACACGAACGAACCGGAGATAAGCGCCGACGAGACGACGACCTGGGAGCGCCCCCACGGGACGCGCATCGAACTCGAGATGGAGGCGAACATGCGTGCCCGATCCAGCCTCCACGATTACATCCAGGATACGGCCGTCGTCAATCCCCACGCACGCATCGAGTTCGACGAACCGGGGCTCGAGGAACCGCTCAAGTTCGAACGCGTCGAGGGCGCCGAGCTGCCGGCCGAGACCTCGGAGATACGCCCCCATCCCCACGGCGTCGAACTCGGGACGCTGCTGAAGATGCTCGCCGAGACGGACTCGTACTCCATCTCGGGGTTCCTGCAGGGCGAGTTCACCCGGGTCGGCGCGAAGACGGCCGACAAGGTCATCGCGAACTTCAACGACTACCACTACGGCCGGGGGATGGCCTGGCGACCACCCCAGGCCCACGAGGACGAGGACGTCCGGACGGCCGTCGAGGACGCGGTCGCGAACAAGGGCGCCGACGCGACCGCGGCGTTCGCCGAGGCCGTCGCCGACGCCGTCCACGACGGCGACCGGGTCGCATACCACGAGATCGTGGCCATCGTCGACGAGGTCGCCGAGGACATCGAGGCCGAGTACGACACCACGTTCGGCGCGACGGTCACCGGGAACGCCGTCGAGGCCGCCTGGACGGCCGTCGTCGCCGAGCGCCGGAGCGACCTCTACGGACTGGTCGACGACGCGACCTCGACCCGCAAGGACGACGCTGCCGTCGAAGGCATCTCGGGCCGCCTCGTGGACAAGTTCGGTGACGGCCGCCATCGGGTCACGCGCGAGACCCTCCGGGACTACGTCGACCGGGCCGCCGACATGACCGAGGACCACGACGGCGCCACCTTCGGCGAGACGGCCCGCGGGAACATCGTGAATGCGCTCTGGACGGCCGCCGTTCCCGTGCCCGACGACCCGCCGAACGTCTCTGCCGTCGCCGACGACCGGGACACCGCGAGCGACCTCCTGACGGCGATGCGCCAGACGGACATCATCGCTCCGCCGACGGACTGCCTCTCGCCCATCACCGCAGAGCTCGTCGAGGAGGGGCTCCGGAAGGAGTTCGACGCCGACTTCTACGCGGCGTCGACCCGCGACGCCGCAGTCCACGGCGGCGACCCGTTCGTCGTGGAGGCCGGCATCGCATACGGCGGCGACCTGCCGGCAGAGGGCGCCGTCGACGTGATGCGCTTTGCCAACCGCGTCCCGCTGGTCTACCAGCGGGGCGCGTGTGCCACCACCGACGTCATCAAGACCATCAACTGGCGCAACTACAACTTAGACCAGCCCGGCGGCTCGGGCATCCCCAACGGCCCGGCGGTCGTGATGGTCCACGTCGCCTCGACGAACGTCCCGTTTACCAGCGAGTCCAAGGACGCCATCGCGAACATCCCCGAGATGGAAGACGAGATAGAGCTCGCCATCCGGGAGGCCGCACGCGAGCTCAAGAGCTACCTCAACAAGCGCCGGTCGATGCAGCAACGCCGGAAGAAACAGAACAAGCTCGCCACCATCCTCCCGGAGATGGCACGGAAACTCACCGAGGTCACCGGGAACGAGGAGCTCGATATCGACGACTCGCTGGCCCGCATCATGAACAACGTCCTCGTCGAGCGAGAGATCGAGGACGGGCGGGTCCGGCTGATAGTCGAGAACAACGACGACCGGAACGCCGACGTCGAACTGACCGACATCGTGACCGCCGAGCCACGGGACACGAACGGGGCGACGGTCGTCGAGATGGACGGCGAATGGTTCGTCAAGTGGTCCCCGACGGTCGGGGCCGGCGAGCGTGCCGTCCTGGAGTACAGCGTGACAGACGAGGCCGAGTTCACCGTCTCGGTCGACGGTATCGAAGACGAGAAACTGACGGTGAACGCCTGA